ATATGGCCCCACGGTGGTGCTGTACCTCATTGCCTGCGGGCTGACCCTGAACTTGCCTGCGCGCCAGACACCGCTGAACAAAGCCAAGGCGACCATGGATTCGTTGCTGGCCGGCATCCGCTTCATCCGCAGCCGCCCGGACATCCTCGGCGCCATCTCCCTCGATTTGTTCGCGGTGCTGCTGGGCGGCGCCACCGCGTTGTTGCCGGTGTTCGCCAAGGACATCCTGTTGACCGGCCCCTGGGGCCTGGGCCTGCTGCGTTCGGCACCGGCGGTGGGTGCGTTGCTGATGTCATTGTGGTTGGCGCGGTTCTCTGTCGACCGGCACGTTGGCCGCGTGATGTTTACCGCGGTGGGCGTGTTCGGCGTGGCAACCATCGCCTTCGGCCTGTCCACTTCGTTCTGGTTTTCCCTGGCGGTGCTGGTGGTGCTGGGCGCAGCCGACATGATCAGCATGGTGATCCGCGCCTCGTTCGTGCAGCTTGAAACGCCGGATGAAATGCGCGGGCGCGTCAGTGCGGTCAACGGCTTGTTTATCGGCGCGTCCAATCAGTTGGGTGAGTTTGAGTCCGGGATTACCGCGCACTGGTTCGGCACCGTGCCCGCCGTGGTCATGGGCGGGATCGGTACGCTGGTGGTGACCGGGGTGTGGATCAAGTTGTTTCCGACCTTGGCGAATCGAGATCGGATGCATGTGCCGGTGGTAGAGCCTAAGGTTTAAGCCCGCCGCCATCTTATTGTTGAAATACAGTAAATGTGGGAGCGGGCTTGCTCGCGAAGGCGGTGGGTCAGTCACCTGATCGGCTGGCTGATCCACCGCCTTCGCGAGCAAGCCCGCTCCCACATTTTGGATCTTCGGTGGGTTGAGGATCGGGGCTAGAGCACCTTATCCAAGGTAATCGGAAACTCCCGCACCCGTTTGCCGGTGGCGTGATAAATCGCATTCGCCACCGCCGCCGCTACGCCGACAATCCCGATTTCACCGACTCCCTTGGAGCCCAGGGCGTTGACGATCTCGTCGTGCTCTTCGACAAACACCACATCAATCTCGCCAATATCGGCGTTCACCGGAATGTGATACTCCGCCAGGCTGTGGTTCATGTAGCGCCCCAGCTGATGGTCAATCTGGGTTTCTTCATGCAGGGCCATGCCGATGCCCCACACCACACCGCCGAGGATCTGGCTGCGGGCCATCTTCGGGTTGACCACGCGCCCGGCGGCGATGGCGCTGACCACGCGGCTGACCTTGATGGTGCCTAGGTCCTCATCCACGCGCACCTCGACAAACACCGCCGAATGGGTGGCCGTGGCGTAGCCTTCACGTTTCTTGTCCGGCTCACTGTCGACCTGCACCTCCAATGCGTCTTCGCCGCTGTCCTTGACCAGCTGTGCCAACGACACACTCACGTCGCCGGTATGCAATTGGCCCTCTTCAAAGCGCACGGACGCGGCATCCTTGAACACCGGGTAAGTCTGCCGGGCGATTTCCAATAGCTTGGCGGTCAAGGCTTCACAGGCTTGCTGCACGGCCGTGCCGACGGAGGACACGGTAAACGAGCCGCCCTGCAGCGGTGCGGTAGGCAGTGATGAATCACCCAGCACAAAGGCCACGTTCTCGACCGCCACGCCGCTGGCCTGCGCGGCGATCTGGGTCATTACCGTGTAAGTGCCGGTACCGATATCGGTGGTGGCGCTGCTGACAGTGAGCTTGCCGTGCGCGTCGATCCGCGCCTTGGCGCTGGCCTTCATCTGCATGGCCTCCCACACGCCGCCGGCCATGCCCCAGCCGATCAACTGGCGGCCATCACGCATGCTGCGCGGTTCGGGGTTGCGCTGGCTCCAGCCGAAACGCTCGGCACCTTCGCTGTAACACTCGCGCAGGGCCTTGCTCGACCAGGGCTTGTCTTCGTTCTGGTTGCGCTCGGCGTAATTGATCAGGCGCAGTTGCACCGGGTCGATGGCCAAGGCGCAGGCCAGTTCGTCCATGGCGCATTCAAGGCCGATCACCCCGAGGGCCGCACCCGGCGCGCGCATGTCCAAGGGCGTGAACACGTCCAGTGGCGCCAGCTTATAAGTGAGCTGCACGTTATCGCAGTGGTAGAGCATGCCGCTCCATTCCACCACATGTTCACTGAAATCCTCGAAGCGCGACGTCTGGCCGATAGCCGTGTGCCCTAACGCCAGCAAACGCCCGTTGGCGGCGGCGCCCATTTGCAAGCGCTGCAAAGTGCGCGGGCGGTAGCCGAAGGTGAACATCTGCTGGCGCGTCAGCGTGACCCGCACCGAACGCTTGAGCGCCAGAGAAGCCATCACCGCCAGCGGCAATTGATATTGCGGGCGCAGGCCGGAGCCAAAAGCGCCGCCGACGAACGCGGCGAAAATGCGCACCTGGCTTTTATCCAGGCCGAACACTTTTTGCACATAGGCCTGGCAGTTTTGCGGGCCTTGGGTCTTGTCATGGATATGCAGGGTGCCGTCGGTCTGGTACAGGACGGTGCTGGCGTGGGGCTCCATGGGGTTGTGGTGTTCGACCGGCGTGCTGTAGTGCAGGTCCAGGCTGATGGCGGCGCCGGCCCATTCGGCCTGGAAGTTGCCGCGCGGCCCTGGCGGGGTTTGCGGTGAGGGGTGGGCCTGTTCCTGCACTGCCGCCAGGTCGGTTTCGAACGCCTCGGTTGCGTACTCGATCTCCACCAGGGAGCCGGCATGTCGCGCCAGCTCCAGGTTGTCGGCGATCACCAGGGCCAGGGGCTGGCCGCTGTACAGCACGCGGTCGTTGTAGAGCGGGCGAAACGGCGAACCGTCGGCCGCATCCGCGTCCTGGAAGGCATCGTCGTAGCTCGCGATCCTGGGCCGGTTGAGGTGGTGGATGACTTCCACCACGCCCGGCAACGCCAGGGCCTTGGACGCCTCGATTTTAATCACGCGGCCCTTGGCAATGCTGCTCGACACGACGCTGCCGTGGAGCAGACCGTGTTCAGGAAATTCACCGGCATAACGCGCCTGGCCAGTGACCTTGAGCAGACCGTCGACACGGTCCAGGGGTTTTCCGATAGCGGTCATGGGCGCTCTCCTGCGACAGCGGCGTCACTCAGGGCACGAATAATCCCCCGGCGTGCCAGCTTGATCTTGAAGCCGTTGTGCGCCAGCGGCTCGGCGTCCTGCAGCAGTGCGTCGGCGGCCTGGCTGAAGGTTTCGCGGCTGACCACCTGGCCGATCAACGAGGCTTCCACCGCGCGGTCACGCCAGGGTTTGTGGGCCACCCCGCCCAACGCCAGGCGCGCGTCAATGATGGTGTCGCCGTCCAGCTCGAGTGCTGTGGCCACGGACACCAGGGCGAACGCGTAGGAGGCACGGTCGCGGATTTTAAGGTAGTTGCTATGGCTCGCCAGGTTGTCGGCGGGCAGTTCGATGGCGGTGATCAGCTCGTCATCGGCCAATTGGTTGTCGCGCTGCGGCGCATCACCGGGCAGACGGTGGAAGTCGGCGAATTCGATCACCCGCGCGCCGCCGCGACCTTCGACATGCACCCGCGCTGCCAGCGCTGCCAGGGCCACGCACATGTCTGAAGGATGGGTCGCGACGCACTGTTCACTGGCGCCGAGAATCGCGTGGATGCGGTTCAGGCCGGTGCGCGCCGGGCAGCCACTGCCGGGTTCGCGCTTGTTACAGGGCACGTGGGTGTCATAGAAGTAGTAGCACCGCGTGCGTTGCAACAGGTTGCCGCCGGTACTGGCCATATTGCGCAGTTGCGGCGAGGCGCCCGCGAGGATCGCCTGGGACAACAGCGGGTAACGCTGTTCGATCAGCGGGTGCCAGGCCAGGTCGGCGTTGCTCACCAGGGCGCCGATCAGCACACCGCCCTCGGCTGTCTCCTGAATGTGGTTTAACGGCAACCCGGTAATATCGATCAGATGCTCGGGGCGGCTGATGTTTTCTTTCATCAGGTCCAGCAGGTTGGTGCCTCCGGCGATAAAACGCGAAGCGCCACTGCTCAGGTGCACGGCCTCCTGCACATCGGCCGGTTTGCTGTAGTGGAAGGGATTCACTGCTCACCTCCCAAGACTTCCTGCACGGCGTCGCGAATATTGTTGTAGGCGCCGCAGCGGCACAGGTTGCCGCTCATCAGCTCCTGGATTTGCGCGCTGTCATGGGCGCGCCCTTCGTTGACCAGGCCAACGGCCGAGCAGATCTGGCCGGGGGTGCAATAACCGCATTGGAAGGCGTCGTGTTTGATAAAGGCCTGCTGCATCGGGTGCAGTTGGTCGCCGGTGGCCAGGCCCTCGATGGTGGTCAGCTCGGCACCGTCGCACATCACCGCCAGGGTCAGGCAGGCATTGATCCGTTTGCCATCGCGCAACACCGTGCAGGCACCGCACTGGCCGTGGTCGCAGCCTTTCTTGCTGCCCACCAGGTTGAGCTGTTCGCGCAAAAGGTCGAGCAGCGTGGTCCAGGGCAATACATCCAGCTGGCGATCCTGGCCGTTGAGGCTCAGGCGTATCGAGTGGCTGACGAACGGTTGATCCGCCGCGCCATTGGGGGTCGCGCTCATAAACACCTCACGGGTTGGTGTACATCCGCGGCGTTCTGGGAAGTCGCCGTCTCAGGGGTACGACTTCCAGGGGTTTTGAGCGTTCAAGCGGATTGATCAGCGGATATTGAGTAGCGTCTTGAGGGTGTTGCGCGGTGGGTTGATCGAGGCGTTACTGTATTCGAACCAGCCTTGCGCCTGCACATTCAGCTCATACACGTAGATGTAACCCACCAACGTGCCCGACCCGGTGCAGGCCTGGCTGATGTTGCCGACCTGGCACACAGCGGTCCGCTGGCCATTGAGCACCGCACCATTAAAGAGGCCGACCGGGTTATTGCCCAGGCCGACTTCCATCACCGAGACCTGGGTGGCTCCGCGGTGCGTGCACATCTGCGTGGTGTTCACGCGCTCAGGGATGGTTTCGGTGCAAGCCGCCGACTCGACCTTGAACACGCGCACCTCGCTCAAGGGCGGTGCAGTGGCGCCCCACGCCGGTGCTGCGCCGAGCCACAGGCTCAGACAAGGGATCAGGGCTAGACTCCATGGGTTGGTTTTTTTCATGGGGCGGGTGACCTTCGTTTAAACGTCGGCGCAGTATGCCTCAAGGCCTCGGCTGCTGGTATGATGCGCCGCTTTTTCCGATCCTCTCTGGAACCACAGGCGCTTGGCGCAGTTTGTGCTTTGACTTAGAGGTCAACAAATCACGACGCAACCAAGCGTCACAGGGAGCAGGCATGCTGGAAAAGCTGTTTCAACTCAAGGCACACAACACCAACGTGCGCACCGAGATCCTCGCGGGCATCACGACCTTCCTGGCCATGGCCTACATCCTGTTCGTGAACCCGAGCATCCTCGGCGAGACCGGCATGGACAAGGGTGCGGTGTTCGTCGCGACCTGCCTGGCGGCCGCCATCGGTTCGACGGTGATGGGCCTGATCGCCAACTACCCGATCGCCCTGGCGCCGGGCATGGGCCTCAACGCCTTCTTTACCTACACCGTGGTCCTCCACATGGGCCACACCTGGCAGGTTGCGCTGGGCGCGGTGTTCATCTCGGCGGTGCTGTTCTTCCTGCTGTCGATTTTTCGCATTCGTGAATGGATCATCAACAGCATTCCGCTGCCCCTGCGCTCGGCGATTGCCGCGGGTATCGGCCTGTTCCTGGCGCTGATCGCGCTGCATAACGCCGGTATCGTGGTCGCCAACCCGGCCACCCTGGTGGGAATGGGTGACTTGAAACAACCTGCTCCCATCCTCGCGACGCTGGGTTTCGTACTGATCGTCGCACTGGAAGCCCTGGCCGTACGCGGTGCCGTGCTCATTGGCATCCTGGCCGTGACTATCGTGTCGATACTGCTGGGCGTCACTCCCTTCGGCGGCGTGACCTCGATGCCACCGTCCCTGGCGCCGACGTTCCTGCAACTGGATATCAAAGGCGCGCTGGATATCGGCCTGGTCAGCGTGATCTTTGCGTTCCTGTTCGTCGACCTGTTCGACAACTCCGGCACCCTGATCGGCGTGGCCAAGCGTGCCGGGCTGATGGGCAAGGATGGCCATATGCCGAAAATGGGCCGTGCGTTGATTGCCGACAGTACCGCCGCCATGGCCGGTTCCTTGCTGGGCACTTCGACCACCACCAGCTACATCGAATCGGCCGCGGGCGTGAGCGCCGGTGGCCGTACCGGCTTGACCGCCATCGTGGTCGCGATCCTGTTCCTGCTGGCGTTGTTCTTCTCGCCACTGGCCGCCAGCGTTCCAGCGTTTGCCACTGCACCGGCACTGCTGTTCGTCGCCGTGCTGATGACCCAGGGCCTGGCCGAGATCGACTGGGACGACATTACGGTGGCAGCGCCGGTGGTGATCACCGCCCTGGCGATGCCCTTCACTTACTCCATCGCCAACGGCATCGCCTTCGGTTTCATCGCCTGGACCGCCATCAAGCTGCTTTCGGGCCGCTACCGTGAGCTGAACCCGGCGCTGGTGATTCTGTCGATTCTGTTTGTGATCAAGCTGGGCTGGTTCAACGCATGACTTTTGACGCCGCACGCTACACCGCGCAACTTCAGGACAAGGTCACGCGCTTGCGTGACCTGCTGGCGCCGTTCGACGCCCCCGAGCCGCAGGTATTCGACTCACCGCTGCAGCACTTCCGCCTGCGCGCCGAGTTCCGCCTGTGGCGCGAGGACGGCGAGCGCCACTATGCGATGTTCTCGCAGGACGACAAGCGCACGCCGATCCTGATCGAAGACTTCCCGATTGCCAGCCAACGCATCAACCAACTGATGCCGCAACTCAAGGCTGCCTGGCAAGCCAGCGCCGCCCTGAGCCACAAGTTGTTCCAGGTGGAGTTCCTGACCACCCTGGCCGGCAACGCGATGATCACCCTGTGTTATCACCGCCCGCTGGACGAGCATTGGCACAACGCCGCGAACAAGCTGGCAACAGACCTGAACGTGAGCATCATCGGCCGCTCCAAGGGCAAGCGCGATGTGATCGGCCATGACTACGTGGTGGAAAAACTCGAGGTGGGCGGCCGTACTTTCAGCTACCGCCAACCTGAAGGCGCGTTCACCCAGCCCAACGGCACCGTGAACCAGAAGATGCTCAACTGGGCATACGAAGCCCTGGGCGATCGCCCGGACGATCTGCTCGAGCTGTACTGCGGCAACGGTAACTTCACCCTGCCGCTGGCGACCCGCGTGCGCAAAGTGCTGGCCACCGAGATCAGCAAGACCTCCGTGAATGCCGCCTTGAGCAACCTCGATGAAAACGCGGTGGACAACGTCACCCTGGTGCGCCTCTCCGCCGAAGAACTCACCGAAGCCCTCAATGAAGTGCGCCCGTTCCGCCGCTTGCACGGCATCGACCTGAAAAGCTACGAATTCGGCAGCGTATTCGTCGACCCGCCGCGCGCCGGCATGGACCCGGACACCTGCGAACTGACCCGACGCTTCGACAACATCCTGTACATCTCCTGCAACCCGGAGACGCTGGCGGCGAACATTGCGCAGTTGCATGACACTCATCGTATTACCCGATGCGCGATGTTTGACCAGTTTCCGTGGACACACCATATGGAATCCGGGGTGTTGCTGACCCGCCGATAGGCCGGCCCGACACCACCAATCCCTTGTTGGAGCTGGCTTGCCTGCGATAGCGGTGTATCAGCCACACACCGTCGGCAGACAGTCCGCTATCGCAGGCAAGCCAGCTCCCACATTGGAACTTCATGTATCCGGTGAATCGCCGGGCTCCACGACTTCCTTGCGGGGCCGACCACCCTTCTTGCCATTGGCCCGGGCGGCCGCCGATTTGGCGGCGCTGCGTTTGCGACCGTTGCGGGAGGCCACCAGGCTTGTCGCGAGGTCCATCAGCGGCTGGCTTGTCGCGATCAGGCCCGTGATCGAAACGTCCAGATCCTTGGCCTCGCAGCAGAGCGCCTTGCCGCCGAAACCTACTTCCAACTGCTGGAAGTCCTGCGGGGAAAACCCCTCGAACTCCGGCAGGCCGGCCACCGGCAACATGACGCGGCTGCCGTCGCTGAAGCCAATGGAGATGCAGTCGTCTTGATAGCGCACGTTGCTGGCGTTGGCATACAGACGCTTGAGCTTGCGCCCACGGGCTATTGCCTTTTCGACATCAGCGTCGGTGAGGGGCACATAGGGTGTGACTTTGGCTTTTACGATTTTCATAAATTAATTCCCACGTTATCTGGCGCTCTTATCAGACTCAAAATTGTCCGTTGCTCTACGACGTCGTGCCGGGCGCTTGCAATGACATAAACACCGCGTCGAATGACTAATCCTGGAACCAACTCACCAGCCTCCCAATCCCAGGAATGATTCTCCAGGCAAACTGTTTGCAGGTTTTCCCACCAGATCCTGCGTGCCCGCACCAGGTAGTGCCGCTGCATGATGACCTCGCGTATTTCCTTCAGGACCGCCGTGGGCGGCCCGCTGCGTTCAGGGTTTACATCCCACAACTCCACGTCCCCATTCAGAAAGCTGAAGCGAAAACGCGCATCCCAGACCCGTCCTCTGACATGTACGTGGGGAGGGCAATGCTCATCCCGAAGAAATACCGAAATCACATAGCCTCTGTAAGCACCTACTTTCATACTAACCCATCCGTTAGGTTTTATTCCGTCAGGTAACAATTTTTCCGTGCCACCCGACAACCGGCTCCTTTTTCCGAAGCTGCTTCACAGACTAGTAACGACTAAAAAACCGGCGAACGTCGGGTTGTAACCACTCATGCCAATGGTTGGAAATACGCGGCCAACGCTCGCCAACCCTGCTCGCCCAGCAATCCCCCGTAATACCTTGGCTTCTTCGGGCGATAATTAAAGGTTCGATAATCGAACATATCCGCCCACATCAATTGACCAAATTAACCAACCAGTACATTTTATCCACACAACTGACAAGAACTGTGGAGACCCCCTTATGCCGCCCCTCGTGCTGGTGCTCAACGGCCCCAACCTGAACCTGCTCGGCACCCGCGAGCCGGCTACCTATGGCCATGAAACCCTGGCCGATGTCGCTGCCCTGTGTGGCCGCAGCGCCGAACAACTCGGGCTGAACATCGAATTCCGCCAGACCAACCACGAAGGCGAATTGCTTGACTGGATCCACGGCGCCCGCGCTCGCTGCGCCGGCATCGTGATCAACCCGGCAGCCTGGACCCACACCTCGGTGGCCATTCGCGACGCGCTGGTCGCCAGTGAAGTGCCGGTGATCGAGGTGCATCTGTCCAACGTGCATGCCCGTGAAGCGTTCCGTCATCACTCGTTCGTATCGCCCATTGCCACAGCGGTATTGGCCGGGTTCGGCAGCCAGGGCTACCACTTGGCCCTGGAACATTTCAGCCATCTGCTCAAAGGGTCGGCACAATGAAACCGCGCATCCTCGCCGGTCTGATCGGCGCCGGCATCCAGGCCTCTCGCACGCCCGCTTTGCATGAACAGGAAGGTGACGCCCAAGGCCTGCGCTACCTGTACCGTTTGATCGACCTTGAGCCGCTGCATCTGGACATCAACGCCCTGCCCGACCTGCTGCACGCCGCCGAGTTGATGCAGTTCACCGGGCTGAACATCACTTACCCCTGCAAACAGGCAATTCTGCCGCTGCTTGATAACTTGTCCGACGAGGCCCGCGGCATAGGCGCGGTCAACACGGTGGTGTTCAAGGACGGCAAACGCATCGGCCACAACACCGATTGCCTCGGGTTCGCCGAAGGGTTCCGACGCAATTTGAATGACGTGGCCCGTCAACGCGTGGTGCAGATGGGCGCTGGCGGGGCTGGCGCGGCGGTGGCGCATGCGTTGCTGGCAGAAGGCGTGGAGCACTTGAGTATTTTCGATGTGGACGTCACACGCGCCCGCGACCTTGTGGATAACCTGGCGCAGCATTTCGGCACCGGTCGCGCCCAGGTGGGCAGCCACTTGGAAAACGCGATGGCCGAGGCGGACGGCGTGGTCAACACCACGCCGATGGGCATGGCCAAGCTGCCCGGAACGCCGGTTCCCGCGGCCCTGTTGCGGGCAGAGCTATGGGTGGCGGAAATCGTGTATTTCCCTTTGGAAACCGAACTGCTGCGCGACGCCCGCGCCTTGGGTTGCCGCACGCTGGATGGCGGCAACATGGCGGTGTTTCAGGCGGTGAAGGCGTTCGAGTTATTCAGTGGGCAGGCAGCGGATGCGCAACGCATGCTGGCGCACTTCCAGAGCCTGAATACCTGACTGCCAAAACCGGATTAAACCTGTGGGAGCTGGCTTGCCTGCGATAGCGGTTTGCCAGGCGAAGGTGTAGCTCTGACACACCGCTATCGCGGGCAAGCCCGGCTCCCACATGGATTGTATTCCAGCCTGGAGCATTGCGTGTAGTCAGGCCTGCAAGTAGCGCATCACCGAGTCGCATATCATCTCGCGGTGCCGCTGCTTGACCGCCTCATCCGACAGCTCGATCTGAAAGATCTCACTGAACGTATGGCGGTTGGACACGCGGTAAAAGCTGAATGAGTTGATCAGCAGGTGCACGTCCAGCGGCTCCAGCCCATCCCTGAATAGGCCCATCTGCGCCCCACGGCGCAACGTTGCGCCCAGCGCTTCGAGGATGTTGCTGTTCATCGCCTTGATCGCATCCGAGCGCTTCACGAATTCGGCGTTGTGGATATTCTCGATGCTGACGATGCGCACGAAATCCACGTTCTGGTCGTGGTGATCGAAGGTGAATTCCACCAGCCGACGGATCGCTTCGCGCGGTTCCAGGGCGGTGAGGTTCATGCGGGTCTCTGTGTTGCGGATGTCGCCGTAGAGCTTCTCGAGCACCTCGACGTACAACTGCTCCTTACTGCCAAAGTAGTAGTAGATCATGCGCTTGGAGGTGTGGATGCGCTCGGCGATGGCGTCCACGCGAGCACCGGCGAGGCCCTGTTGGACAAACTCGACAATGGCTTCCTGGAGTATGTTCTCGCGGGTCTTTTCCGGATTGTTCTTACGACTCTTGCGGGTTGCCTCGGAGGTCATGGTGCGCTCACGGCCAGTGCTATGCAGGCCATGATTATGGGCCGCGATGCACAACGAAAGAAAGCACCCCGCCCGCCGTTATAACCGCGCCTGGCGCACCGCACCGCTGCGCGATTTGGCCATCGCCGCCAGGCGCACCGCCACGTTGGCCGCGCCGTAGCCGGCATAGCCGTTCTTGCGCTGGAGGATCTCGAAGAAAAATCGCCCCTCGAAGGGTTCGGTGTACACGTGAAACAATTCACCGCCCTGCGCGTCGCGGTCGTACAACACGTTGTAGTAGGCCAGCTCGCTGAGGAACTCGTCGTCAAAATCGAAGCGCGCCGCCAGGTCGTCGTAATAGTTGAGCGGAATATCCAGCAGCGGCACCCCGGCCTCTTTGGCGCGGCGTACCTCGGCGAAAATATCCGCGCAGTCGAAGGCAATGTGGTGCACGCCCGAGCCGCGATAGCTCGACAGCGCGTGGGAAATGGCCGTGTTGCGGTTCTCGGAGATATTCAGCGGCAGGCGAATCGAGCTGCAACGGCTGCGCAGTGCACGGCTTTTTACCAGGCCATAAGGGTCGGGCAACACCACTTCATCATCGGCCTCGAAGTCCAGCAGGCTCTTGTAGAACAGCACCCAACTGTCGAGGCTGTCGGCCGGCAGCGCCATGGCCATGTGATCGATGCGCAGCAAGCCACCGCTGGACGACGATGGCGGTTGCAGGTTGAAATCCGTGTCGTACAGGCCGCCTTCGCTCGGGTCCACCAGGTAAATCAGGCTACCGTCCGGCGCGCGCACCGCTGCCAGTTCCAGCTCATTGGGGCCGACCAGGCCGCGATACGGCTGGCCCTTGTAGGCCACCGCCCGCTCCAGGGCCTTGGCGCTGTCCTTGACCCGCATCGCAGTGGCGCATAACGACGGCCCGTGGGCTTCGAAAAAGTTGTGCGCGAAGGAATAGGGCTCGCAGTTGAGGATCAGGTTGATATCGCCCTGGCACAGCAGGCTTACGCTCTTGGAGCGATGCTGCCCGGCCTTGACGAAGCCCAGGCGCTCCAGCCAGTGCGTGAGTTTGGCGCCGAGGCTTTCATCGACGGCGAACTCGAGGAACTCAATGCCGTCGTACTCGCTGGCGGCTGGGGTATCGAACAGAATCTCGACCGGTTGCGCGGGGGCCTCCTGTTGCAGACGCTCGCGGGTCTTCTCTTCCAGGTAGAGCAGGGAGCGCAAGCCATCCGCCGCGTTCGCCCGGGTGGGCGCGGCACGAAAGCCGTCGTTGAAAATCTCCAGGGACAGTGGCCCGGTGTAACCGCTCTTGATGATCGGCGCGAGGAACCCGGCCAGGTCGAATTCGCCCTGGCCGGGAAAACAGCGAAAATGCCGACTCCACTCCAACACGTCCATGGCCAGGATTGGCGCGTCGGCCATTTGTACAAAAAAGATCTTGTCGCCGGGGATCTGCGCAATGGCGCTCGGGTCGCCCTTTAGGGACAAGGTATGAAAGCTGTCCAACAGCACACCAAGGGCCGGATGATCGACCTGGCGCACCAGGTTCCACACCTGTTGCCAGGTGTTCACATGCTTGCCCCAGGCCAAGGCTTCATAGCCAATGCGCAGGCCACGGCGGCCGGCGTGTTCGGCGAGCAGGCCCAGGTCATCCAGCAAAATGTGCTCGTCGCCGACGCAATCGGCCGACGC
Above is a genomic segment from Pseudomonas azadiae containing:
- the trmA gene encoding tRNA (uridine(54)-C5)-methyltransferase TrmA, producing the protein MTFDAARYTAQLQDKVTRLRDLLAPFDAPEPQVFDSPLQHFRLRAEFRLWREDGERHYAMFSQDDKRTPILIEDFPIASQRINQLMPQLKAAWQASAALSHKLFQVEFLTTLAGNAMITLCYHRPLDEHWHNAANKLATDLNVSIIGRSKGKRDVIGHDYVVEKLEVGGRTFSYRQPEGAFTQPNGTVNQKMLNWAYEALGDRPDDLLELYCGNGNFTLPLATRVRKVLATEISKTSVNAALSNLDENAVDNVTLVRLSAEELTEALNEVRPFRRLHGIDLKSYEFGSVFVDPPRAGMDPDTCELTRRFDNILYISCNPETLAANIAQLHDTHRITRCAMFDQFPWTHHMESGVLLTRR
- a CDS encoding xanthine dehydrogenase family protein molybdopterin-binding subunit; its protein translation is MTAIGKPLDRVDGLLKVTGQARYAGEFPEHGLLHGSVVSSSIAKGRVIKIEASKALALPGVVEVIHHLNRPRIASYDDAFQDADAADGSPFRPLYNDRVLYSGQPLALVIADNLELARHAGSLVEIEYATEAFETDLAAVQEQAHPSPQTPPGPRGNFQAEWAGAAISLDLHYSTPVEHHNPMEPHASTVLYQTDGTLHIHDKTQGPQNCQAYVQKVFGLDKSQVRIFAAFVGGAFGSGLRPQYQLPLAVMASLALKRSVRVTLTRQQMFTFGYRPRTLQRLQMGAAANGRLLALGHTAIGQTSRFEDFSEHVVEWSGMLYHCDNVQLTYKLAPLDVFTPLDMRAPGAALGVIGLECAMDELACALAIDPVQLRLINYAERNQNEDKPWSSKALRECYSEGAERFGWSQRNPEPRSMRDGRQLIGWGMAGGVWEAMQMKASAKARIDAHGKLTVSSATTDIGTGTYTVMTQIAAQASGVAVENVAFVLGDSSLPTAPLQGGSFTVSSVGTAVQQACEALTAKLLEIARQTYPVFKDAASVRFEEGQLHTGDVSVSLAQLVKDSGEDALEVQVDSEPDKKREGYATATHSAVFVEVRVDEDLGTIKVSRVVSAIAAGRVVNPKMARSQILGGVVWGIGMALHEETQIDHQLGRYMNHSLAEYHIPVNADIGEIDVVFVEEHDEIVNALGSKGVGEIGIVGVAAAVANAIYHATGKRVREFPITLDKVL
- a CDS encoding FAD binding domain-containing protein, with translation MNPFHYSKPADVQEAVHLSSGASRFIAGGTNLLDLMKENISRPEHLIDITGLPLNHIQETAEGGVLIGALVSNADLAWHPLIEQRYPLLSQAILAGASPQLRNMASTGGNLLQRTRCYYFYDTHVPCNKREPGSGCPARTGLNRIHAILGASEQCVATHPSDMCVALAALAARVHVEGRGGARVIEFADFHRLPGDAPQRDNQLADDELITAIELPADNLASHSNYLKIRDRASYAFALVSVATALELDGDTIIDARLALGGVAHKPWRDRAVEASLIGQVVSRETFSQAADALLQDAEPLAHNGFKIKLARRGIIRALSDAAVAGERP
- a CDS encoding MFS transporter → MPSEPALLLRHHRPFIAFWLARIFTASGFQMLTVAIGWNLYQLTGNVLDLGLVGLVEFVPRVLFMLHTGHVADRYERRKVAAICQTVQALIALSLAIGGLTGNVTREMIFILAFLLGAARSFEMPTTQAMLPSIVPSALFPRAVASSQSAQQLATIVAPALGGLLYAFGSVWVYGPTVVLYLIACGLTLNLPARQTPLNKAKATMDSLLAGIRFIRSRPDILGAISLDLFAVLLGGATALLPVFAKDILLTGPWGLGLLRSAPAVGALLMSLWLARFSVDRHVGRVMFTAVGVFGVATIAFGLSTSFWFSLAVLVVLGAADMISMVIRASFVQLETPDEMRGRVSAVNGLFIGASNQLGEFESGITAHWFGTVPAVVMGGIGTLVVTGVWIKLFPTLANRDRMHVPVVEPKV
- a CDS encoding (2Fe-2S)-binding protein, yielding MSATPNGAADQPFVSHSIRLSLNGQDRQLDVLPWTTLLDLLREQLNLVGSKKGCDHGQCGACTVLRDGKRINACLTLAVMCDGAELTTIEGLATGDQLHPMQQAFIKHDAFQCGYCTPGQICSAVGLVNEGRAHDSAQIQELMSGNLCRCGAYNNIRDAVQEVLGGEQ
- a CDS encoding NCS2 family permease is translated as MLEKLFQLKAHNTNVRTEILAGITTFLAMAYILFVNPSILGETGMDKGAVFVATCLAAAIGSTVMGLIANYPIALAPGMGLNAFFTYTVVLHMGHTWQVALGAVFISAVLFFLLSIFRIREWIINSIPLPLRSAIAAGIGLFLALIALHNAGIVVANPATLVGMGDLKQPAPILATLGFVLIVALEALAVRGAVLIGILAVTIVSILLGVTPFGGVTSMPPSLAPTFLQLDIKGALDIGLVSVIFAFLFVDLFDNSGTLIGVAKRAGLMGKDGHMPKMGRALIADSTAAMAGSLLGTSTTTSYIESAAGVSAGGRTGLTAIVVAILFLLALFFSPLAASVPAFATAPALLFVAVLMTQGLAEIDWDDITVAAPVVITALAMPFTYSIANGIAFGFIAWTAIKLLSGRYRELNPALVILSILFVIKLGWFNA
- a CDS encoding DUF4879 domain-containing protein, giving the protein MKKTNPWSLALIPCLSLWLGAAPAWGATAPPLSEVRVFKVESAACTETIPERVNTTQMCTHRGATQVSVMEVGLGNNPVGLFNGAVLNGQRTAVCQVGNISQACTGSGTLVGYIYVYELNVQAQGWFEYSNASINPPRNTLKTLLNIR
- a CDS encoding DUF2442 domain-containing protein, with amino-acid sequence MKIVKAKVTPYVPLTDADVEKAIARGRKLKRLYANASNVRYQDDCISIGFSDGSRVMLPVAGLPEFEGFSPQDFQQLEVGFGGKALCCEAKDLDVSITGLIATSQPLMDLATSLVASRNGRKRSAAKSAAARANGKKGGRPRKEVVEPGDSPDT